In Streptomyces sp. NBC_00569, a single genomic region encodes these proteins:
- the galE gene encoding UDP-glucose 4-epimerase GalE, whose translation MTWLITGGAGYIGAHVARAMAAAGEDVVVVDDISTGVAERLPSDIELVRGSALDPELVRRVCAEHSVTGVVHLAARKQVGESVERPELYYRDNVGGLAVLLDTVAAAGVRRFVFSSSAAVYGNPDADLITESTPCAPMSPYGETKLAGEWLVRAAGRAHGMATVCLRYFNVAGAAAPELADTGVFNVIPMVFDRLSRGEAPRIFGDDYSTPDGTCVRDYLHVADLAEAHLAAARRLTEPGATGDLTVNIGSGEGVSVRELVDLISEVSGDPRAAVVEPRRAGDSPRAVAVAELAAKELGWATSRGVREMVESAWAGWQLRHPETAGN comes from the coding sequence ATGACATGGCTGATCACAGGTGGAGCGGGTTATATCGGGGCGCACGTGGCGCGGGCGATGGCTGCCGCCGGTGAGGACGTGGTCGTCGTCGACGACATCTCGACCGGGGTGGCCGAGCGGCTGCCGTCGGACATCGAGCTGGTCAGGGGCTCGGCCCTGGACCCCGAGCTGGTGCGGCGGGTGTGCGCCGAGCACTCCGTGACCGGTGTGGTGCATCTCGCCGCCCGCAAGCAGGTCGGGGAGTCCGTGGAGCGGCCCGAGCTGTACTACCGCGACAACGTGGGCGGCCTGGCGGTACTCCTGGACACGGTCGCCGCGGCCGGCGTGCGGCGCTTCGTCTTCTCCTCGTCCGCGGCCGTGTACGGCAATCCGGATGCGGATCTCATCACCGAGTCCACGCCGTGCGCGCCGATGAGCCCCTACGGCGAGACGAAGCTGGCGGGCGAGTGGCTGGTGCGCGCGGCCGGCCGCGCGCACGGCATGGCGACCGTGTGCCTGCGCTACTTCAACGTGGCGGGCGCCGCCGCCCCCGAGCTCGCGGACACCGGCGTCTTCAACGTGATCCCGATGGTCTTCGACCGGCTGAGCCGCGGCGAGGCCCCCCGGATCTTCGGCGACGACTACTCGACGCCGGACGGCACGTGCGTACGTGACTATCTGCACGTCGCCGATCTCGCCGAAGCCCATCTCGCGGCCGCGCGCCGGCTCACCGAGCCGGGCGCGACGGGCGATCTGACGGTGAACATCGGCTCCGGCGAGGGCGTCTCCGTCCGCGAACTGGTCGATCTGATCTCCGAGGTCAGCGGCGACCCCCGGGCGGCCGTGGTCGAGCCGCGCCGCGCGGGCGACTCCCCGCGTGCGGTGGCCGTCGCGGAACTCGCGGCGAAGGAGCTCGGCTGGGCGACGAGTCGCGGCGTGCGCGAGATGGTCGAGTCGGCGTGGGCGGGCTGGCAGCTGCGGCACCCGGAGACCGCCGGCAACTGA
- a CDS encoding cation diffusion facilitator family transporter — MGAGHDHGHSHAPTGTASAAHLGRLRIALGITLTVMVVEIVGGVLADSLALVADAAHMATDALGLGMALLAIHFANRPASEQRTFGFARAEILAALANCLLLLGVGGYVLVEAIQRFMEPAETQGGLTIVFGVIGLVANMISLSILVRGQKDSLNVRGAFLEVAADALGSLAVIVSATIILTTGWQAADPIASIAIGLMIVPRTVKLLRETLNVLLEAAPKGVDMAEVRAHIVGLPGVLDVHDLHAWTITSGMPVLSAHVVVSSEALNAIGHEKMLHELQGCLGVHFDVEHCTFQLEPVGHAEHEAKLCH; from the coding sequence ATGGGGGCCGGACACGATCACGGGCACAGTCACGCGCCCACGGGCACGGCCTCGGCCGCGCATCTGGGCCGGCTGCGCATCGCGCTCGGCATCACGCTGACCGTGATGGTGGTCGAGATCGTCGGCGGGGTCCTCGCGGACTCGCTCGCACTGGTCGCGGACGCCGCCCACATGGCGACCGACGCGCTCGGCCTCGGCATGGCGCTGCTCGCCATCCACTTCGCCAACCGTCCCGCGAGTGAACAGCGCACCTTCGGCTTCGCGCGCGCCGAGATCCTGGCCGCGCTCGCCAACTGCCTGCTGCTGCTCGGCGTCGGCGGCTATGTGCTGGTCGAGGCGATCCAGCGGTTCATGGAACCCGCCGAGACCCAGGGCGGGCTCACGATCGTCTTCGGCGTGATCGGCCTCGTCGCGAACATGATCTCGCTGTCGATCCTGGTCCGCGGCCAGAAGGACAGCCTCAATGTCCGCGGCGCCTTCCTCGAGGTGGCCGCCGACGCGCTGGGCTCGCTCGCCGTGATCGTCTCGGCGACGATCATCCTGACCACCGGCTGGCAGGCCGCCGACCCCATCGCCTCGATCGCCATCGGCCTCATGATCGTCCCGCGGACCGTGAAGCTGCTGCGGGAGACGCTGAACGTCCTCCTCGAAGCGGCTCCGAAGGGCGTCGACATGGCGGAGGTGCGCGCACACATCGTGGGGCTCCCCGGCGTCCTGGACGTCCACGACCTGCACGCCTGGACGATCACCTCGGGCATGCCCGTCCTGTCCGCGCACGTGGTCGTGAGTTCGGAGGCCCTCAACGCCATCGGGCACGAGAAGATGCTCCACGAACTCCAGGGCTGCCTCGGCGTCCACTTCGACGTCGAGCACTGCACGTTCCAGCTGGAGCCCGTCGGACACGCGGAGCACGAGGCGAAGCTCTGCCACTGA
- a CDS encoding bifunctional class I SAM-dependent methyltransferase/N-acetyltransferase gives MTDNVVRDAFFALHHALPRQGPGSDTTTLRLLSLVGPLPERPRVLDLGCGPGRSALLLAAETGGQVTAVDLHEPFLDELRAAAKARGLADRIRPVNADMGELSCQDASFDLIWAESSAYSIGFDHALRRWKRLLAPGGSLVLTECEWTVADPSPEARAFWEPHCALRTTEENIRACTGAGYSVLGVHRQPESDWDEYYGPLAERADAADPQTPGMAEALAGARAELAMRRDHGEDYGYTGYALRPAAAWPTRPESAADAAAVHAVNAAAFPTEAEADLVDALRADTDAWLPGLSYVAEAPDGTVAAHALITRCLVGGTPAAALAPVAVLPRHQRTGAGSAVVKAVLDAARARGERLVLVLGHPEYYPRFGFTPASGYGIRPGFEVPDEAMMALVVGAADGSWQVPQGTITYPAAFGV, from the coding sequence TTGACAGACAACGTCGTACGTGACGCCTTCTTCGCCCTGCACCACGCGCTTCCCCGGCAGGGCCCCGGCTCCGACACCACCACCCTGCGCCTCCTCTCCCTCGTGGGGCCGCTGCCCGAGCGCCCGCGCGTGCTCGACCTCGGCTGCGGCCCCGGCCGCTCCGCCCTGCTCCTGGCCGCCGAGACCGGCGGCCAGGTCACGGCGGTCGACCTCCACGAGCCGTTCCTCGACGAACTGCGCGCCGCCGCGAAGGCTCGGGGCCTCGCCGACCGGATCCGCCCCGTCAACGCCGACATGGGCGAACTCTCCTGCCAGGACGCTTCGTTCGATCTCATCTGGGCCGAGAGCTCGGCGTACTCCATCGGCTTCGACCACGCGCTCCGGCGGTGGAAGCGGCTGCTCGCCCCGGGCGGCTCACTCGTGCTCACCGAGTGCGAATGGACCGTCGCCGATCCGTCCCCCGAGGCACGCGCCTTCTGGGAGCCGCACTGCGCTCTGCGGACGACCGAGGAGAACATCCGGGCCTGCACCGGCGCCGGGTACTCCGTGCTAGGCGTCCACCGGCAGCCCGAGTCCGACTGGGACGAGTACTACGGCCCGCTCGCCGAGCGCGCCGACGCCGCGGATCCGCAGACACCCGGCATGGCCGAGGCCCTCGCCGGCGCGCGCGCCGAACTGGCGATGCGGCGCGACCACGGCGAGGACTACGGCTACACCGGCTACGCGCTGCGCCCCGCGGCGGCGTGGCCCACGCGGCCGGAATCGGCCGCCGACGCGGCGGCCGTGCACGCCGTGAACGCCGCCGCCTTCCCGACCGAGGCGGAGGCCGACCTGGTGGACGCCCTGCGGGCGGACACCGACGCATGGCTGCCCGGCCTGTCCTACGTCGCCGAGGCGCCGGACGGCACCGTGGCGGCGCACGCCCTGATCACCCGCTGCCTGGTCGGCGGCACGCCCGCGGCGGCCCTGGCACCCGTCGCGGTACTTCCGCGACACCAGCGCACGGGCGCCGGTTCGGCCGTCGTCAAGGCGGTACTCGACGCGGCACGCGCGCGTGGAGAGCGGCTCGTCCTCGTGCTCGGACACCCGGAGTACTACCCGAGGTTCGGCTTCACGCCCGCCTCCGGATACGGCATCCGGCCCGGGTTCGAGGTGCCCGACGAGGCGATGATGGCGCTCGTCGTGGGCGCGGCGGACGGTTCCTGGCAGGTGCCGCAGGGCACGATCACCTACCCGGCCGCTTTCGGCGTCTGA
- the idi gene encoding isopentenyl-diphosphate Delta-isomerase, translating to MPTTPATAANSSSNGTGEAILLELVDEDGRTIGTAEKLSAHQAPGQLHRAFSVFLFDEQGRLLLQQRALGKYHSPGVWSNTCCGHPYPGEAPFAAAARRTFEELGVSPSLLAEAGTVRYNHPDPDSGLVEQEFNHLFVGMVQTPLRPDPSEVGETAYVTAEELAVRHAQGPFSAWFMTVLDAARPAIRELTGPSAGW from the coding sequence ATGCCGACCACACCTGCCACCGCGGCGAACAGTTCGTCGAACGGCACCGGAGAAGCGATCTTGCTGGAACTCGTGGACGAGGACGGCAGGACGATCGGCACGGCGGAGAAGCTCTCCGCGCATCAGGCGCCCGGACAGCTGCACAGAGCGTTCTCCGTGTTCCTCTTCGACGAACAGGGCCGGCTGCTGCTCCAGCAGCGCGCGCTCGGCAAGTACCACTCCCCCGGTGTGTGGTCGAACACGTGCTGCGGGCACCCGTATCCGGGCGAGGCGCCGTTCGCCGCGGCCGCCCGCAGGACGTTCGAGGAGCTGGGGGTCTCGCCCTCGCTGCTCGCGGAGGCGGGGACGGTGCGCTACAACCACCCGGACCCGGACTCGGGCCTGGTGGAGCAGGAGTTCAACCACCTGTTCGTGGGGATGGTCCAGACGCCGCTGCGGCCGGACCCCTCCGAGGTCGGCGAGACCGCGTACGTGACGGCGGAGGAGCTCGCCGTGCGGCACGCCCAGGGACCGTTCTCGGCCTGGTTCATGACCGTACTGGACGCGGCACGGCCGGCGATCCGGGAGCTGACGGGACCGTCCGCCGGCTGGTGA
- a CDS encoding ATP-binding protein encodes MSDQGWGSRPRPQGTGGAPPVQEPASPLPYEGVWRFTAQAVDASVPQARHAVRDLLVRQGVPASDDLVQGLLLIVSELVTNAVRHAALLSPVLAVEVAVGAEWVRVSVEDEHPYRPTALEATDGQTGGRGLLLVREVTREAGGVCDVEHTASGGKVIWAALPLEPVGA; translated from the coding sequence ATGAGCGACCAGGGGTGGGGGTCCCGCCCGCGTCCTCAAGGCACTGGGGGAGCGCCCCCCGTGCAGGAGCCGGCAAGTCCGCTGCCGTACGAGGGGGTCTGGCGCTTCACGGCGCAGGCCGTCGACGCGTCCGTGCCGCAGGCCCGGCACGCCGTACGTGACCTGCTGGTCAGGCAGGGTGTTCCCGCCTCCGACGACCTCGTCCAGGGGCTGCTGCTCATCGTCTCCGAGCTGGTCACCAACGCCGTGCGGCACGCGGCCCTGCTCTCGCCCGTCCTCGCGGTGGAGGTCGCCGTCGGCGCCGAGTGGGTGCGCGTCTCCGTGGAGGACGAGCACCCCTACCGCCCGACGGCCCTGGAGGCCACCGACGGGCAGACGGGCGGGCGCGGCCTCCTCCTCGTACGCGAGGTCACCCGGGAGGCGGGCGGGGTGTGCGACGTCGAGCACACGGCGAGCGGGGGCAAGGTGATCTGGGCCGCCCTGCCCCTCGAACCCGTGGGTGCCTGA
- a CDS encoding RNA-guided endonuclease InsQ/TnpB family protein produces MNRKRENDRKLRSKLQNKNTKSARRRAKKHAGKEARRARDINHKISKRIVAEAERTGRGIALEQLTGIRERARLRKPQRTTLHSWPFAQLGSFIAYKAKKAGVPIMYVDPAYTSQECSQCHHTARANRPSRAVFSCRVCGFVDHADHNASHNIRQRGWMAWVCGARSTAPELTLIA; encoded by the coding sequence ATCAACCGCAAGCGCGAGAACGACCGCAAGCTGCGGTCGAAACTCCAGAATAAGAACACCAAGTCCGCCAGGCGGCGGGCGAAGAAGCACGCGGGCAAGGAAGCCCGTCGTGCCAGGGACATCAACCACAAGATTTCGAAGCGGATCGTGGCGGAGGCTGAACGCACCGGTCGCGGGATCGCCCTGGAACAGCTCACGGGCATCCGCGAGCGGGCACGGCTGAGAAAGCCCCAACGCACCACGCTCCACTCCTGGCCCTTCGCCCAGCTCGGATCGTTCATCGCCTACAAGGCGAAGAAGGCCGGAGTGCCGATCATGTACGTCGATCCGGCGTACACCAGCCAGGAATGCTCGCAGTGCCACCACACCGCACGCGCAAACCGGCCCTCCCGGGCTGTCTTCTCGTGCCGGGTCTGCGGATTCGTTGATCACGCAGACCACAACGCGTCCCACAACATCCGCCAGCGCGGCTGGATGGCGTGGGTCTGCGGGGCCCGGTCAACGGCCCCCGAACTCACCCTCATCGCGTGA
- a CDS encoding enoyl-CoA hydratase/isomerase family protein, protein MSHTPPQLTHSVTDGIATLVIDHAAKRNAMTDGMWRSLPPLLARLEADPAVRVLVLTGAGGTFCAGADISTLGGSGSRAQELAVAAEEALAAFAKPTLAAVRGYCVGGGCQLAAACDLRFAAEDALFGITPSKLGIVYPAGSTRRLASLVGPATAKYLLFSGELIGTERALRTGLVDEVLAGDELDKRVGEFARILGERSQLTQAAAKEFAEGRVDRAAHWAEQARGSGDTAEGVAAFLERRKPHFTWTTSG, encoded by the coding sequence ATGTCGCACACACCGCCGCAGCTCACCCACTCGGTCACCGACGGCATCGCCACCCTCGTCATCGACCACGCCGCCAAACGGAACGCCATGACGGACGGCATGTGGCGCTCGCTGCCGCCGCTGCTCGCCCGGCTCGAGGCCGACCCGGCGGTGCGGGTGCTGGTGCTGACCGGGGCGGGCGGGACGTTCTGCGCGGGCGCCGACATCTCCACGCTCGGCGGCTCGGGGTCGCGGGCGCAGGAGCTCGCGGTCGCGGCCGAGGAGGCGCTCGCGGCCTTCGCCAAGCCGACGCTGGCCGCGGTGCGCGGGTACTGCGTGGGCGGCGGCTGCCAGCTGGCGGCGGCCTGCGACCTGCGGTTCGCCGCCGAGGACGCGCTGTTCGGGATCACCCCGTCGAAGCTGGGGATCGTCTACCCGGCGGGCTCGACGCGCCGCCTCGCCTCCCTGGTGGGTCCCGCGACGGCCAAGTACCTGTTGTTCTCGGGCGAGTTGATCGGCACGGAGCGTGCCCTGCGGACCGGGCTCGTGGACGAGGTGCTCGCCGGGGACGAACTGGACAAGCGCGTCGGCGAGTTCGCTCGGATTCTCGGTGAGCGTTCGCAGCTGACGCAGGCCGCCGCGAAGGAGTTCGCCGAGGGGCGCGTGGACCGGGCCGCCCACTGGGCCGAGCAGGCGCGCGGAAGCGGCGACACCGCGGAGGGCGTCGCCGCGTTCCTGGAGCGCAGGAAGCCGCACTTCACGTGGACCACGTCAGGATGA
- a CDS encoding DJ-1/PfpI family protein, whose translation MKIAIVLFDRFTALDAVGPYETLGRLPDAELTFVAEHTGPVRSDTGRLALTADKALSELTDPDVVVVPGGPGQSAQMDNEVLLDWLRAADTTSTWTTSVCTGSLLLAAAGLLDGRRATSHWLALDTLKQFGAEPTGERVVVDGKYVTAAGVSSGIDMGLTLVGTIAGDEHAQAVQLLTEYDPQPPYDAGSPEKAPAHLVEKFRAESRFILE comes from the coding sequence ATGAAGATCGCCATCGTCCTCTTCGACCGCTTCACCGCGCTCGACGCCGTCGGCCCCTACGAGACGCTCGGCAGGCTGCCCGACGCGGAACTCACCTTCGTCGCCGAGCACACCGGTCCCGTGCGGTCGGACACCGGACGGCTCGCCCTCACCGCCGACAAGGCGCTGTCGGAGCTGACCGACCCGGACGTCGTGGTCGTCCCCGGAGGCCCGGGCCAGAGCGCGCAGATGGACAACGAGGTGCTCCTCGACTGGCTGCGCGCCGCCGACACCACCAGCACCTGGACGACCTCCGTGTGCACGGGTTCCCTGCTCCTCGCCGCGGCCGGTCTGCTCGACGGCCGCCGCGCGACGTCGCACTGGCTGGCGCTCGACACCCTCAAGCAGTTCGGTGCCGAGCCGACGGGCGAACGGGTCGTCGTCGACGGCAAGTACGTCACCGCCGCCGGGGTCTCCTCGGGCATCGACATGGGCCTCACCCTCGTCGGCACGATCGCGGGCGACGAGCACGCGCAGGCCGTGCAGCTGCTCACCGAGTACGACCCGCAGCCGCCCTACGACGCCGGTTCGCCCGAGAAGGCCCCCGCGCACCTCGTCGAGAAGTTCCGCGCGGAGAGCCGCTTCATCCTGGAGTAG
- a CDS encoding GlxA family transcriptional regulator has protein sequence MAARTVLILLFDEVQSLDVTGPAEVFAGAALCQGPRPADTYRIRTASLDGGPVRTSSGLTLVPDHALADAPAPHTLLVPGGRGTRRPDPRLTAWLREHGPRARRLVSVCTGAILLAEAGLLDGRRVTTHWAYCDRLARDHPAVEVDPDPIYVRDGNVATSAGVTAGIDLALALVEEDHGRDTALTVARHLVVFLRRPGNQAQFSAQLSAQTARREPLREVQHWITEHPDDDLSVESLASRARLSPRHFARAFQAETGMTPGRYVDLVRLEQARRLLEDTSDGVEEISRACGYGTPEAMRRAFARTLGASPAEYRRRFCAAGTRSPGRRPSASRTS, from the coding sequence ATGGCCGCCCGCACCGTGCTCATCCTGTTGTTCGACGAGGTCCAGAGCCTGGACGTGACCGGCCCGGCAGAGGTCTTCGCCGGCGCCGCGCTCTGCCAAGGGCCGCGCCCCGCGGACACGTACCGCATCCGCACCGCCTCCCTCGACGGCGGTCCCGTCCGCACGTCCAGCGGGCTCACGCTCGTCCCCGACCACGCACTGGCCGACGCGCCCGCGCCGCACACGCTCCTCGTCCCCGGCGGCCGCGGCACGCGCCGCCCGGATCCGCGCCTGACCGCCTGGCTGCGGGAGCACGGCCCGCGCGCACGACGTCTCGTCTCCGTCTGCACGGGCGCCATCCTGCTCGCCGAGGCGGGCCTGCTCGACGGCCGCCGGGTGACCACGCACTGGGCGTACTGCGACCGCCTCGCGCGCGACCACCCCGCCGTCGAGGTCGACCCGGACCCCATCTACGTACGCGACGGGAACGTGGCGACCTCGGCCGGCGTCACCGCGGGCATCGACCTCGCCCTCGCGCTCGTCGAGGAGGACCACGGCCGCGACACCGCGCTGACGGTCGCCCGCCACCTCGTCGTGTTCCTGCGGCGCCCGGGAAACCAGGCCCAGTTCAGCGCCCAGCTCTCCGCCCAGACCGCCCGGCGCGAGCCGCTGCGCGAGGTCCAGCACTGGATCACCGAGCACCCCGACGACGACCTCTCCGTCGAGTCGCTCGCCTCCCGCGCCCGGCTCTCGCCACGCCACTTCGCCCGCGCCTTCCAGGCGGAGACCGGCATGACCCCGGGCCGGTACGTCGACCTGGTCCGCCTCGAACAGGCGCGCCGCCTCCTGGAGGACACCTCCGACGGTGTCGAGGAGATATCCCGCGCCTGTGGCTACGGCACCCCCGAAGCGATGCGCCGCGCCTTCGCCAGAACGCTCGGCGCATCCCCGGCCGAGTACCGCCGCCGCTTTTGCGCAGCCGGAACCCGATCACCGGGCCGGCGCCCGTCCGCATCCCGGACATCCTGA
- a CDS encoding SCO6745 family protein, producing MTTSPGSDPRAARRCHNMLNPFHSMHYFSPDLGKELGAIGITHRSAAYFAARAAAMGAVGAGTVTATFYNFKHELVAEHVPAVWETASPETVLAARARAVDSTLRRLLGDEIVTSPEMAEAATLALRATEACTRHARPLYAGHADLPVPEEPHLAYWHAATLLREHRGDGHLAALLAADLDPVEALVSHVATGKGMAPKWLLATRGWTREDFDAAADRLRERKVLDAQGELTDLGVALRRDLEEQTDRLDREPYAHLGEAGVARLTELAGGFMGTALGAGAFPADLIGKAA from the coding sequence ATGACGACCTCCCCGGGTTCAGACCCCCGCGCCGCCCGCCGCTGTCACAACATGCTCAACCCGTTCCACTCGATGCACTACTTCTCGCCCGACCTGGGCAAGGAGCTGGGCGCCATCGGGATCACCCATCGCAGCGCGGCGTACTTCGCGGCCCGCGCGGCGGCGATGGGGGCCGTCGGCGCCGGGACCGTGACGGCGACGTTCTACAACTTCAAGCACGAACTCGTCGCCGAGCACGTGCCCGCGGTGTGGGAGACGGCCTCCCCGGAGACGGTCCTCGCGGCACGTGCGCGTGCCGTCGACTCGACGCTGCGCAGGCTCCTCGGCGACGAGATCGTGACCTCCCCGGAAATGGCCGAGGCGGCCACTCTCGCGCTGCGCGCCACGGAGGCCTGCACCCGCCACGCCCGGCCGCTCTACGCCGGCCACGCCGACCTGCCGGTGCCCGAGGAGCCGCACCTCGCGTACTGGCACGCCGCGACCCTGTTGCGTGAGCACCGCGGCGACGGGCACCTGGCCGCGCTGCTCGCCGCCGACCTCGACCCCGTCGAGGCGCTGGTGAGCCATGTGGCCACCGGCAAGGGCATGGCCCCGAAGTGGCTGCTCGCCACACGCGGCTGGACCCGCGAGGACTTCGACGCGGCCGCCGACCGTCTCCGGGAGCGCAAGGTGCTCGACGCGCAGGGCGAGTTGACCGACCTCGGGGTGGCGCTGCGCCGCGATCTGGAGGAGCAGACCGACCGGCTCGACCGGGAGCCGTACGCGCACCTGGGCGAGGCGGGCGTGGCCCGGCTCACGGAGCTGGCGGGCGGTTTCATGGGCACCGCACTCGGCGCGGGCGCGTTCCCGGCCGACCTGATCGGCAAGGCCGCCTGA
- a CDS encoding Tex family protein translates to MATPSAGPITGSIEGRIAEELGVRERQVKAAVELLDGGSTVPFIARYRKEATEMLDDAQLRTLEERLRYLRELEERRAAVLDSVREQGKLTDELAAQIMAAETKARLEDIYLPFKPKRRTKAQIAREAGLEPLADGLLGDPTVEPAAAAAAFVDADKGVADAQAALDGARAILTERFSEDADLIGELRERMWGRGQLAAKVREGKEEAGAKFADYFDFSEPFTALPSHRILAMLRGEKEEILDLTLEPEEPGDAAGGPSSYEPIVADRFGIRNQGRPGDKWLSDTVRWAWRTRILVHLGLDLRLRLRTAAEDEAVQVFAANLRDLLLAAPAGTRATLGLDPGFRTGVKVAVVDATGKVVATDVIHPHVPANRWDEALAKLARLAQEHTVDLIAIGNGTASRETDKLAGELITKHPELNLTKVMVSEAGASVYSASAFASQELPDMDVSLRGAVSIARRLQDPLAELVKIDPKSIGVGQYQHDLSEVKLSRSLDAVVEDCVNGVGVDVNTASAPLLARVSGIGSGLAENIVAHRDANGPFTSRKGLKDVSRLGPKAYEQCAGFLRIRGGDDPLDASSVHPEAYPVVRRMVKTTGGEVASLIGNAAALRALRPAEFVDDKFGLPTVSDILKELEKPGRDPRPAFKTATFKDGVEKISDLASGMVLEGVVTNVAAFGAFVDVGVHQDGLVHVSAMSKTFVKDPRDVVKPGDIVKVKVLDVDIPRKRISLTLRLDDEAATGEPGAGGGAGAGGGGGRRERGGRPPQQRGQQRQGQAQGGQGQGGQGRRQQGQGQGQRQQSQGQRRGGTSAPAPANSEMAEALRRAGLLDPKGR, encoded by the coding sequence GTGGCAACACCCAGCGCAGGTCCCATCACGGGGTCCATCGAAGGCAGGATTGCCGAGGAGCTCGGCGTACGGGAGCGGCAGGTGAAGGCCGCCGTCGAGCTGCTCGACGGCGGTTCGACGGTCCCGTTCATCGCGCGCTACCGCAAGGAAGCGACCGAGATGCTCGACGACGCGCAGCTGCGCACGCTCGAGGAGCGGCTGCGCTATCTGCGGGAGCTGGAGGAGCGGCGTGCGGCGGTCCTCGACTCGGTCAGGGAACAGGGCAAGCTGACCGACGAGTTGGCGGCGCAGATCATGGCCGCCGAGACCAAGGCGCGCCTCGAGGACATCTACCTGCCCTTCAAGCCGAAGCGCCGCACCAAGGCGCAGATCGCGCGTGAGGCAGGGCTCGAGCCGCTGGCGGACGGACTGCTCGGGGACCCCACGGTGGAACCGGCCGCCGCTGCGGCCGCGTTCGTCGACGCCGACAAGGGCGTCGCGGACGCGCAGGCCGCGCTCGACGGCGCCCGTGCCATCCTCACCGAGCGCTTCTCCGAGGACGCCGACCTGATCGGCGAGCTGCGTGAGCGCATGTGGGGCCGGGGACAGCTGGCCGCCAAGGTCCGCGAGGGCAAGGAGGAGGCGGGCGCGAAGTTCGCCGACTACTTCGACTTCTCGGAGCCGTTCACCGCGCTGCCCTCCCACCGGATCCTCGCGATGCTCCGCGGCGAGAAGGAGGAGATCCTCGACCTGACCCTGGAGCCGGAGGAGCCGGGGGACGCGGCCGGTGGCCCGTCCTCGTACGAGCCGATCGTCGCGGACCGGTTCGGGATCAGGAACCAGGGGCGGCCCGGGGACAAGTGGCTGTCCGACACGGTGCGCTGGGCCTGGCGGACCCGCATCCTGGTGCACCTCGGCCTCGACCTGCGGCTGCGGCTGCGCACGGCGGCGGAGGACGAGGCCGTGCAGGTCTTCGCGGCGAACCTGCGGGATCTGCTGCTCGCCGCCCCGGCGGGCACGCGCGCGACGCTGGGCCTCGACCCCGGCTTCCGCACGGGCGTGAAGGTCGCGGTCGTCGACGCGACGGGCAAGGTCGTGGCGACGGACGTCATCCACCCGCACGTGCCCGCGAACCGGTGGGACGAGGCGCTGGCCAAGCTGGCCCGTCTCGCCCAGGAGCACACGGTCGACCTGATCGCGATCGGCAACGGCACGGCGTCGCGCGAGACCGACAAGCTCGCCGGTGAACTGATCACCAAGCACCCGGAGTTGAACCTCACCAAGGTGATGGTGTCGGAGGCGGGCGCGTCGGTGTACTCGGCGTCGGCCTTCGCCTCGCAGGAGCTGCCCGACATGGACGTGTCGCTGCGCGGCGCCGTGTCGATCGCCCGCCGCCTCCAGGACCCGCTGGCCGAGCTGGTGAAGATCGACCCGAAGTCGATCGGTGTCGGCCAGTACCAGCACGACCTGTCCGAGGTGAAGCTGTCGCGCTCCCTGGACGCGGTCGTCGAGGACTGTGTGAACGGCGTGGGCGTGGACGTGAACACGGCGTCGGCTCCCCTGCTCGCCCGCGTGTCCGGCATCGGCTCGGGCCTCGCCGAGAACATCGTGGCGCACCGCGACGCGAACGGCCCGTTCACGTCCCGCAAGGGCCTCAAGGACGTGTCCAGGCTGGGCCCGAAGGCGTACGAGCAGTGCGCGGGCTTCCTGCGCATCCGCGGCGGCGACGACCCGCTCGACGCGTCGTCCGTGCACCCGGAGGCGTACCCCGTGGTCCGGCGCATGGTGAAGACGACGGGCGGCGAGGTCGCGTCCCTGATCGGGAACGCGGCGGCGCTGCGTGCGCTGCGGCCGGCCGAGTTCGTGGACGACAAGTTCGGTCTGCCGACGGTGTCGGACATCCTGAAGGAGCTGGAGAAGCCGGGGCGTGACCCGCGTCCCGCCTTCAAGACGGCGACCTTCAAGGACGGCGTCGAGAAGATCTCCGACCTGGCGTCCGGAATGGTCCTCGAGGGCGTCGTGACGAATGTGGCGGCGTTCGGCGCGTTCGTGGACGTCGGTGTGCACCAGGACGGGCTCGTGCATGTGTCCGCGATGTCGAAGACGTTCGTGAAGGACCCGCGGGACGTCGTGAAGCCCGGTGACATCGTCAAGGTGAAGGTCCTCGACGTCGACATCCCGCGCAAGCGGATCTCGCTGACGCTGCGCCTCGACGACGAGGCGGCGACGGGCGAGCCGGGTGCCGGTGGCGGGGCGGGTGCCGGTGGCGGTGGTGGCCGTCGCGAGCGTGGCGGCCGCCCGCCCCAGCAGCGAGGGCAGCAGCGCCAGGGCCAGGCACAGGGCGGTCAGGGCCAGGGCGGCCAGGGCCGACGCCAGCAGGGCCAGGGACAGGGACAGCGGCAGCAGTCCCAGGGACAGCGGCGTGGTGGCACCTCCGCGCCCGCGCCCGCGAACAGCGAGATGGCCGAAGCGCTGCGCCGCGCGGGCCTGCTCGACCCGAAGGGGCGCTGA